A section of the Metabacillus endolithicus genome encodes:
- a CDS encoding M48 family metallopeptidase has protein sequence MKHTYLGRTIFFEISYKNRASIGISIDGYGNIEVLAPRKTPDVKVYHALEAKWDLIQEKVQEMNDRLKGPQNKVYENGESFLYLGETYPIDIVQDKNLAQDSVVFDNEKLRIYVRQHDAEKNKQVLKRFYYQQCKQLVEQSVSFNQSYFKTKPRSIRITDSKTTWGTCDSKHQLTFNWRLAMAPTDVINYVVVHEMCHMVHLNHDRSFWRLVGKIVPDFKEKERWLALSNWKMTV, from the coding sequence ATGAAACATACATACTTAGGTAGGACAATCTTTTTTGAGATTTCATACAAAAATCGGGCTTCAATAGGAATATCAATTGATGGGTATGGAAATATAGAAGTACTGGCTCCGAGGAAAACACCTGATGTGAAGGTGTATCATGCATTAGAGGCTAAGTGGGATCTTATTCAAGAAAAAGTTCAGGAAATGAACGATCGGTTGAAGGGACCACAGAATAAGGTTTATGAGAATGGAGAGAGTTTTCTTTATCTAGGAGAAACGTACCCGATAGATATCGTACAGGATAAAAATTTAGCGCAAGATTCAGTTGTTTTTGATAATGAAAAGTTGCGCATCTATGTAAGGCAACATGATGCTGAAAAAAATAAACAAGTGTTAAAAAGATTTTATTATCAACAGTGTAAACAATTAGTGGAGCAAAGTGTTTCTTTTAATCAAAGCTACTTTAAAACCAAGCCACGCTCTATCCGAATTACAGACAGTAAAACAACGTGGGGAACTTGCGATAGCAAGCATCAATTAACCTTTAATTGGAGGCTCGCTATGGCACCGACTGACGTAATCAACTATGTAGTTGTTCACGAAATGTGTCACATGGTTCACCTAAATCACGATCGATCCTTTTGGCGCCTTGTAGGAAAGATTGTACCTGATTTCAAAGAAAAAGAACGTTGGCTGGCTTTAAGTAATTGGAAAATGACTGTTTAA